A single genomic interval of Prunus dulcis chromosome 5, ALMONDv2, whole genome shotgun sequence harbors:
- the LOC117627907 gene encoding beta-carotene 3-hydroxylase 1, chloroplastic-like isoform X2: MAASSVTATYNFGPKTLLARKPISKTIPSSVLTSSTATHLKKKRWNVLRLAMVKKTEKDHKLQEETNTERWTVITPRVAQRLERKRSERNTYLVAAIMSSLGVTSAAAMAVYYRFSWQTEFGEYILPEMLGTFALSVGSAVGMEFWARWAHRALWHASLWDMHESHHQPRDGPFELNDIFAIINVVPAIALLSYGFFNTGLFPGLCFGAGLGITTFGMAYMFVHDGLVHRRFPVGPIADVPYLQKVAAAHYCHMGCSWDLRK, translated from the exons ATGGCTGCTTCCTCAGTCACTGCAACATACAATTTCGGCCCAAAAACTCTCCTTGCTCGAAAACCCATCTCCAAAACAATCCCCTCTTCTGTTTTAACTTCCTCAACAGCAACCCacctgaagaagaagagatggaACGTTCTGCGCTTGGCTATggtaaagaaaacagagaaggATCATAAGCTACAAGAAGAGACGAACACAGAGAGGTGGACTGTGATAACACCACGTGTGGCACAGAGATTGGAGAGAAAGAGATCAGAGAGAAACACCTACCTTGTTGCTGCAATCATGTCCAGCCTTGGAGTCACTTCAGCTGCCGCCATGGCTGTATATTACAGATTCTCTTGGCAAACAGAA TTTGGAGAATATATCCTTCCTGAAATGCTGGGTACGTTTGCTCTCTCTGTTGGCTCTGCT GTGGGAATGGAGTTTTGGGCAAGGTGGGCTCATAGAGCTCTGTGGCATGCTTCACTGTGGGATATGCATGAG TCTCATCACCAACCTAGGGATGGCCCTTTCGAGCTCAACGATATCTTTGCCATAATCAATGTTGTTCCTGCAATTGCTCTTCTCTCTTATGGTTTCTTCAACACGGGTTTGTTTCCAGGACTCTGTTTTGGTGCT GGATTAGGAATAACAACTTTTGGGATGGCTTACATGTTTGTGCATGATGGTCTCGTGCACCGTAGATTTCCAGTTGGGCCAATCGCAGACGTCCCTTATTTACAAAAAGTTGCTGCAGCCCATTAT TGCCATATGGGTTGTTCTTGGGACCTAAG GAAATAG
- the LOC117628503 gene encoding uncharacterized protein LOC117628503, whose translation MRGLAALSPAKIKLFKQAYPMKGSWGTVATSTPKRQGNNIDPGEGGLVAKQKTEPIVAFSRPPPLPPVFGPLVLLSLLETWWNRDNNDD comes from the exons ATGCGTGGATTAGCTGCCTTGTCCCCTGCAAAGATCAAGTTGTTCAAACAAGCCTACCCTATGAAAGGGTCATGGG GTACTGTGGCCACTTCAACACCAAAGAGACAAGGGAACAATATTGATCCTGGCGAAGGAGGACTTGTTGCGAAACAGAAAACCGAACCAATTGTCGCCTTCAGCAGGCCTCCGCCCCTTCCACCGGTTTTCGGACCATTGgttcttctctctctgctaGAAACGTGGTGGAATCGCGATAACAATGATGACTAA
- the LOC117628502 gene encoding uncharacterized protein LOC117628502, with protein sequence MAIVLNFSGKTPSQRMCLKPMTGPAISSMAIKRTCQFEQNERDALQHCIYVKKKAENKQLNDHRLFPVMAAAQRSSGIYPSSPSPSATIKKFYKCINEKNLKQLGDYISEGCYIEECSFNTPLQGKKEVMNFFERLITGMGQNVKFCIQHVCEGDELIGAANWHMEWKDKQIPYTRGCSFFEFSQKGEKIILKKAQIVIESPIKPGTVVLSLLKTVTTLFDGFPKTTEWFLKSPHIVFQWLWKIYTILFAPLVDSYLRLWNLAARLLSYAYFIVLYIAKFFFK encoded by the exons ATGGCTATTGTTCTCAATTTCTCAGGCAAAACACCAAGTCAGAGAATGTGCCTCAAACCAATGACAGGGCCAGCCATTAGTTCCATGGCCATTAAAAGAACATGCCAATTTGAGCAGAACGAGAGAGATGCTCTGCAACATTGCATCTACGTGAAAAAGAAGGCAGAAAATAAACAGTTAAATGACCACAGGCTCTTTCCTGTCATGGCAGCAGCACAGAGAAGCTCAGGCATATATCCAAGTTCTCCTTCCCCATCAGCCACAATCAAGAAATTCTACAAATGCATCAATGAGAAAAACTTAAAGCAACTGGGTGATTACATCTCAGAAGGCTGCTACATTGAAGAATGCTCTTTTAACACACCATTACAGGGCAAAAAG GAggtaatgaatttttttgaacgGCTGATTACAGGCATGGGTCAAAATGTCAAGTTCTGCATACAACACGTGTGCGAAGGAGATGAGCTTATAGGAGCAGCAAACTGGCACATGG AATGGAAAGACAAACAGATCCCCTACACCCGAGGCTGCAGCTTCTTTGAATTCTcccaaaaaggggaaaaaataaTACTCAA GAAAGCCCAAATTGTCATTGAATCACCAATCAAACCAGGAACTGTAGTGCTG AGTCTGTTAAAGACAGTGACTACACTCTTCGATGGTTTCCCAAAAACTACCGAAT GGTTCCTAAAGAGTCCTCATATCGTTTTTCAATGGTTATGGAAGATATACACAATACTTTTCGCACCACTTGTAGACAGCTACTTAAGGCTTTGGAACCTTGCAGCTCGACTGCTCAGCTATGCATACTTCATTGTGCTTTACATTGCAAAGTTTTTCTTCAAGTAG
- the LOC117627907 gene encoding beta-carotene 3-hydroxylase 1, chloroplastic-like isoform X1, whose translation MAASSVTATYNFGPKTLLARKPISKTIPSSVLTSSTATHLKKKRWNVLRLAMVKKTEKDHKLQEETNTERWTVITPRVAQRLERKRSERNTYLVAAIMSSLGVTSAAAMAVYYRFSWQTEFGEYILPEMLGTFALSVGSAVGMEFWARWAHRALWHASLWDMHESHHQPRDGPFELNDIFAIINVVPAIALLSYGFFNTGLFPGLCFGAGLGITTFGMAYMFVHDGLVHRRFPVGPIADVPYLQKVAAAHYLHHSCILNGVPYGLFLGPKEIEEVGGMEELEKEVQRRTKKSKS comes from the exons ATGGCTGCTTCCTCAGTCACTGCAACATACAATTTCGGCCCAAAAACTCTCCTTGCTCGAAAACCCATCTCCAAAACAATCCCCTCTTCTGTTTTAACTTCCTCAACAGCAACCCacctgaagaagaagagatggaACGTTCTGCGCTTGGCTATggtaaagaaaacagagaaggATCATAAGCTACAAGAAGAGACGAACACAGAGAGGTGGACTGTGATAACACCACGTGTGGCACAGAGATTGGAGAGAAAGAGATCAGAGAGAAACACCTACCTTGTTGCTGCAATCATGTCCAGCCTTGGAGTCACTTCAGCTGCCGCCATGGCTGTATATTACAGATTCTCTTGGCAAACAGAA TTTGGAGAATATATCCTTCCTGAAATGCTGGGTACGTTTGCTCTCTCTGTTGGCTCTGCT GTGGGAATGGAGTTTTGGGCAAGGTGGGCTCATAGAGCTCTGTGGCATGCTTCACTGTGGGATATGCATGAG TCTCATCACCAACCTAGGGATGGCCCTTTCGAGCTCAACGATATCTTTGCCATAATCAATGTTGTTCCTGCAATTGCTCTTCTCTCTTATGGTTTCTTCAACACGGGTTTGTTTCCAGGACTCTGTTTTGGTGCT GGATTAGGAATAACAACTTTTGGGATGGCTTACATGTTTGTGCATGATGGTCTCGTGCACCGTAGATTTCCAGTTGGGCCAATCGCAGACGTCCCTTATTTACAAAAAGTTGCTGCAGCCCATTAT CTTCATCACTCTTGCATATTGAATGGAGTGCCATATGGGTTGTTCTTGGGACCTAAG GAAATAGAGGAGGTTGGGGGCATGGAAGAATTGGAAAAGGAAGTCCAGCGCAGAACTAAGAAATCCAAAAGTTGA